One window from the genome of Drosophila albomicans strain 15112-1751.03 chromosome 2L, ASM965048v2, whole genome shotgun sequence encodes:
- the LOC117565918 gene encoding mucin-17 isoform X2: MLHNIDDNAAPTATLTSTSATLTAATATTMAPTETTGNGTEPTISTHLANATATIEPTTAATTAPSATEEETNTAAANVVVAASVAPTVEGQATAAAAATTMTVTANNTNTNTNAATQPQSLSMSTSALSAVAEEQQLPELAKTAIALYASSADDVQMRTQQQQKIKIYHGAKQSAVWRTDSLASNPSPNLSQPNSVTSCNETKTVVPISSSRSSGGYSTAPSLLQRKFSDSSFAATATAMPRRVSFPESDKELVTGYLEPANPWEQAYQVSSIAEIFELYEQSCAKHHTKPMKNILDHLKSLDLSLTRQPVLSLKGINLSPNDCEPLEEIFKRIQYKVIDLSECLLDESCLSALCQMIEYYEAANELDISYNRDPMTVRGWNLCTYMVGRSQELQLLNAEGNQISKVGAENLGHALSTSNLHTLKLEHCGLKGPPLTSFCYQLYHNKILKELWLGYNDLDCTDAEHIAGMLRFNYIIELIDISNNNIRDDGVKYLVQALIMQATDLERRSALPLQRARAIEDDEPISPVEIVAPVSEQSVETSSAKQEETEAVQQVKEVDQQQQQQTTAAISTAAAEEPSVCDPPVAVLVELENDAEDDNTEDTVRTLRSGNQSATGQSMLDKLLSMNSDSSSEEAPSNISTDTLAACCSEDISELSNDNYDASSKSLANSATAATTSIDESLATPATLEAAALDSSLEQLSPAQQQQLQQQQQSSQNERNLCDITPSTEAKTVEPNETCVQNNNNANSPHNNTNNNNTNNNSNSNSNLPNLPNNNNNQASAAAGAAAAVVLAVVPVPVAVDVSSSGSGVGPGAGTIYEVTAEESDCINGGAASGSRPLDMNKNAAKANGDDFEDTHSTDSAFESASEGDISRHLPDEFSRLSVSLESTRLDDMAKEMAIETATIASESTECLLVAAEEAVASTPMSVETATTTLTTTTPKVTIAAECLTGVKEKEASASPCPSPTPTPPPPSTSPGGVSSGLRRTESSCAYLNQSTRNRSQSSDSLCSENSLDGSTSAADPQLAEKLTKNDTLSRRQLTDATAESTIRAPSGLKALALWSNNLTKNCGPSIAELLSRSSSLELLNIGKNCLSNDFVATIKESLTKNTTLTTLGLQSAHLSAKGIETLASILTFGGNSKLQRIDIRDNKLEVESLNIIAEVLKSNKTITQIDINDEPKRLTIGSDAHLDYTRVLGTVRSMCSRNEKMQAEELELAEMAANVGGNGSSSNSNNNQSNNLNKIGSNNSAISNRCRSGYYLGSRKISLTCHSRPLVDAATGTVIASPAAATAAVTTAMPTPAAKLEVKRRANSTSSRLRSPGPSPPTISPSSSPNRSRFHVSRVAELSSPATSPLAQLPPQHPPQPQPQPPPTTTPRSASSCMSIPAVGSQSSLNAIAALPLPTSSSLPSMASVTSSTQTIKRLSVSPRSRFHVSRIYEDPQTPPIHLPPTPMLKSARKAAAAQLAEITSTLATATATPVTVTATTTAALPISSVIIVEPEPASTNIQEKEDQQQQQQPQETEQKLSPQCSVNSPSTSSSSCSSSPISSSTTNSSSSCCSNSSDVTDSSEAAAAAVTVPPGKSCPIAVFGDNDITLTKDSAESVALSAAASSQDVTTTTTTAAAPAQPAQRARKSSWIANPTTVDKLLTLFNPSSMFQRSSSPESKAVPVSTATGTGAPLTNNAQNTTTTTTVLGASGDVNVTLLPTRKTTPPARSNSYAIGSGGATGAAAASGAAAGENAAGGSSFLDTASRQLRDFGKQVFRQNLSFNNSGDGMMGLMTGSSQLEANNASGTTVMSPVAESATPPECNAMHMPLSLKRELKENISPEHTINEETLHTLQKLSRAAEDVTLKAEAAAELGDIEIVMHSEVSDCLPEADPVQQEDVGQV, encoded by the exons ATGTTACACAACATCGATGACAATGCCGCGCCAACTGCAACattaacatcaacatcagcaacactaacagcagcaacagcaacaacaatggcccCGACTGAAACAACTGGCAATGGAACGGAGCCAACAATTTCAACGCACCTTGCAAATGCGACGGCGACAATAGAaccaacaacggcagcaacaacggcacCAAGTGCAACGGAAGAAGAaacaaacacagcagcagcaaatgttgttgttgctgcctctgtcGCCCCCACTGTTGAGGgtcaagcaacagcagcagcagcagcaacaacaatgacagtGACAGCTAACAACACAAATACTAATACAAATGCAGCTAcgcagccgcagtcgctgtcgatgTCGACGTCAGCGCTGTCAGCTGTGGccgaggagcagcagctgccagaATTAGCTAAAACAGCCATCGCTTTGTATGCGTCGAGCGCTGATGATGTTCAGATGCgtacacagcaacaacagaaaatcaaaatttatcaCGGCGCCAAACAAAGCGCAGTATGGCGAACCGATTCGTTGGCATCCAATCCAAGCCCAAACTTAAGCCAGCCCAACAGTGTGACCAGCTgcaacgaaacaaaaacagttgttcccatcagcagcagcagaagcagcggcGGTTATTCGACTGCACCAAGTCTGCTGCAGCGTAAATTCTCCGACAGCTCgtttgctgcaacagcaacagcgatgCCGCGTCGCGTGTCATTCCCGGAGAGTGATAAGGAGCTTGTCACCGGATATCTCGAGCCGGCAAATCCATGGGAACAAG CCTACCAGGTGTCGAGCATTGCCGAGATCTTTGAACTGTACGAACAATCCTGTGCTAAGCATCACACGAAGCCAATGAAAAACATTCTGGATCATCTTAAGTCGCTCGACTTGAGCCTGACGCGGCAGCCAGTGTTGTCCCTAAAAGGCATCAATCTGTCGCCCAATGATTGTGAACCTCTCGAGGAGATCTTTAAGCGG ATACAATACAAGGTGATTGATTTGTCCGAGTGCCTGTTGGATGAGAGCTGCCTGAGCGCGCTGTGCCAGATGATTGAATATTATGAGGCGGCCAATGAACTGGACATCTCATACAATCGCGATCCGATGACCGTTCGAGGCTGGAACCTCTGCACGTACATGGTGGGACGCAGCcaggagctgcagctgctcaaTGCCGAGGGCAATCAGATCTCCAAAGTGGGCGCCGAGAATCTGGGCCATGCTTTAAGCACCTCCAATCTGCACACACTCAAGCTGGAACACTGCGGCTTAAAGGGGCCGCCTCTAACCAGTTTCT GCTATCAACTGTaccacaacaaaatattgaaagagCTGTGGCTGGGCTACAACGATTTGGATTGCACGGATGCGGAGCATATTGCTGGCATGCTGCGCTTCAACTACATCATTGAGTTGATCGACATTAGCAACAATAATATACGCGACGATGGCGTCAAGTATCTCGTCCAGGCGCTCATCATGCAGGCCACAGATTTGGAGCGACGCAGCGCTTTGCCGCTGCAGCGAGCACGTGCCATTGAGGACGATGAGCCCATCTCGCCGGTGGAGATTGTGGCGCCAGTTAGCGAGCAGAGTGTTGAAACCAGCTCAGCCAAGCAAGAGGAAACGGAGGCCGTTCAGCAAGTGAAAGAAGtcgaccagcagcagcagcagcagacaacggcagcaatttcaacagctgcagcagaagAGCCAAGTGTTTGTGATCCACCTGTGGCCGTGTTGGTGGAGCTGGAGAATGATGCCGAGGATGACAATACAGAGGACACGGTGCGCACGTTGAGAAGCGGCAATCAGAGTGCCACCGGTCAGTCCATGCTCGACAAGTTGCTGTCGATGAACAGCGACAGCTCCAGCGAGGAGGCGCCATCCAATATCTCCACCGACACATTGGCCGCTTGCTGCTCCGAAGACATTAGCGAGTTGAGCAACGATAACTACGATGCAAGCAGCAAATCGCTGGCGAAttcggcaacagcagcaacgacctCCATAGATGAGTCTTTGGCAACGCCGGCGACGCTGGAAGCGGCGGCTTTGGACAGTTCCCTGGAGCAGTTGTCtccagcacaacaacagcaactacaacagcagcaacaaagttcCCAAAATGAACGCAACTTATGTG ATATTACTCCCTCAACAGAGGCTAAAACCGTTGAACCCAATGAAACCTGTGtacagaacaacaacaatgcaaattcCCCCCACaataacaccaacaacaacaacaccaacaacaactccaactCTAATTCCAACCTCCCCAACCTccccaacaacaataacaatcagGCATCGGcggcagcaggagcagcagcagctgttgtatTAGCTGTAGTTCCGGTTCCAGTTGCCGTCGATGTCAGCTCGAGCGGATCGGGAGTGGGACCGGGAGCGGGCACCATTTACGAAGTAACTGCGGAGGAGAGCGACTGCATCAATGGGGGCGCGGCGAGCGGATCGCGGCCCTTGGACATGAACAAGAATGCGGCGAAGGCCAATGGCGATGACTTTGAGGATACGCACAGCACGGATTCGGCATTCGAGAGCGCATCCGAGGGCGACATCAGCCGGCATCTGCCCGACGAGTTCAGCCGTTTGTCGGTGTCGCTGGAGAGCACGCGACTCGACGATATGGCCAAGGAGATGGCCATCGAGACGGCGACGATAGCGAGCGAGTCGACAGAGTGTCTGCTGGTAGCGGCCGAGGAGGCGGTGGCCTCAACGCCCATGTCCGTTGAAACGGCCACGACGACGttaacgacgacgacgccgaaGGTGACAATCGCCGCCGAGTGTTTGACTGGGGTCAAGGAGAAGGAGGCGAGTGCGAGTCCTTGTCCCAGTCCAACGCCAACACCGCCGCCGCCTTCGACATCGCCGGGCGGCGTCAGCAGCGGACTGCGACGCACCGAATCCAGTTGCGCCTACCTCAATCAGTCGACACGCAATCGCTCCCAGAGCTCCGATAGTTTGTGCAGCGAGAATTCGCTGGATGGCAGCACAAGTGCCGCGGATCCCCAGCTCGCCGAGAAGCTGACCAAGAACGACACATTGTCGCGTCGGCAGTTGACTGATGCCACCGCCGAATCGACGATTCGGGCGCCAAGTGGCCTCAAAGCCTTGGCACTGTGGAGCAATAATCTGACCAAGAATTGTGGACCGAGCATTGCGGAGCTTTTGTCGCGCAGCTCATCGCTGGAGCTGCTCAACATTGGCAAGAACTGTTTGTCCAATGACTTTGTGGCCACCATCAAGGAGAGTTTGACCAAGAACACAACGTTGACCACGCTGGGACTGCAGAGTGCGCATCTCAGTGCCAAGGGCATTGAAACACTCGCCTCGATTCTCACGTTtggcggcaacagcaaattgCAGCGCATCGATATTCGGGACAATAAACTAGAGGTCGAAAGTCTGAACATTATTGCCGAGGTGCTCAAGTCCAACAAGACCATCACTCAGATCGACATCAACGATGAGCCCAAGCGTCTAACG ATTGGCAGCGATGCGCACTTGGACTACACTCGAGTGTTGGGCACCGTCCGTTCGATGTGCTCGCGCAATGAGAAGATGCAGGCCGAGGAGCTGGAGCTGGCAGAGATGGCGGCGAACGTGggcggcaacggcagcagcagcaacagcaacaataaccaaagcaacaacttAAACAAAATTGGCAGCAACAATTCGGCCATCAGCAATCGGTGTCGCAGCGGTTACTACTTGGGCTCGCGGAAGATCTCGCTGACGTGCCACAGTCGACCGCTGGTCGATGCAGCGACCGGAACGGTGATCGCATCGCCGGCCGCTGCCACAGCGGCAGTAACCACTGCGATGCCAACGCCGGCTGCCAAACTGGAGGTGAAGCGCAGGGCAAACTCAACGTCGTCGCGTCTGCGTTCGCCGGGTCCCAGTCCGCCCACGATATCGCCGTCCTCCTCGCCGAATCGCAGTCGGTTTCATGTGTCGCGCGTGGCCGAGCTGAGCAGTCCGGCCACCTCGCCGCTCGCCCAGCTGCCGCCACAGCATCCACCACAGCCGCAGCCACAACCGCCACCGACTACGACGCCACGCTCGGCCAGCAGCTGCATGAGCATCCCAGCTGTGGGCAGTCAGAGCAGCCTGAATGCCATTGCTGCTCTGCCATTGCCCACATCCAGTTCGTTGCCCTCGATGGCATCGGTCACCTCATCCACGCAGACGATTAAGCGACTCTCGGTGTCGCCGCGTTCCCGTTTCCATGTGTCCCGCATCTACGAGGATCCCCAGACGCCGCCCATCCACTTGCCACCGACGCCGATGCTGAAGTCAGCACGAAAAGCAGCCGCCGCCCAGCTGGCAGAGATCACAAGCACattggcaacggcaactgcgACGCCAGTCACAGTCACGGCCACAACGACAGCAGCGTTGCCCATCAGCAGTGTCATCATTGTGGAGCCTGAGCCAGCGAGTACAAATATTCAGGAGAAGGAggaccaacagcagcagcaacagccgcagGAAACGGAGCAGAAATTGTCGCCGCAGTGCAGCGTCAATTCGCCTAGCACATCGTCCAGTTCGTGCAGCAGTTCGCCCATCTCCTCCAGcaccaccaacagcagcagcagctgctgcagcaacagcagcgatgTCACCGATAGCtctgaggcagcagcagcggctgtaACTGTGCCCCCCGGCAAGAGTTGCCCGATTGCTGTCTTTGGCGACAATGACATTACGCTCACCAAGGATTCCGCAGAGAGTGTTGCACTCTCGGCTGCTGCCTCCAGTCAGGATGTCACAACCACGACGACGACTGCAGCTGCTCCAGCGCAGCCAGCTCAGCGAGCGCGGAAATCCTCGTGGATCGCCAATCCCACGACGGTGGATAAATTGCTGACGCTCTTCAATCCGAGTAGCATGTTCCAACGCAGCTCATCGCCAGAGTCGAAGGCGGTGCCAGTGTCAACGGCCACAGGAACTGGGGCGCCACTCACAAACAACGCACAGA ATacaaccaccacaacaacagtgCTGGGCGCCAGTGGAGATGTGAATGTAACGTTGTTGCCGACGCGGAAGACAACGCCGCCTGCGAGGAGCAACAGCTATGCAATTGGCAGCGGGGGAGCAACAGGTGCAGCGGCCGCAAGTGGAGCGGCAGCTGGAGAGAACGCAGCTGGGGGCAGCTCATTTCTGGATACCGCATCACGGCAATTGCGTGACTTTGGCAAGCAAGTGTTCCGCCAGAATTTGTCGTTCAACAACAGCGGCGACGGAATGATGGGTTTGATGACAGGATCCTCGCAGCTGGAGGCGAATAATGCCAGTGGAACGACGGTTATGTCGCCGGTGGCCGAGTCAGCGACGCCACCCGAATGCAATGCGATGCACATGCCGTTGAGTCTGAAGCGTGAACTCAAGGAGAACATATCGCCGGAGCATACGATCAATGAGGAGACGTTGCATACGCTGCAGAAACTATCGCGAGCCGCAGAGGATGTGACGCTGAAGGCGGAGGCAGCTGCCGAGTTGGGTGACATTGAGATTGTGATGCACAGCGAGGTGTCCGATTGTTTGCCAGAGGCGGACCCAGTGCAGCAGGAGGATGTGGGACAAGTTTAA